A genome region from Deinococcus sp. HSC-46F16 includes the following:
- a CDS encoding HAD hydrolase family protein — protein sequence MTRPPERPRPHRLPLLLAFDLDGTLIPEMGREVPAPTAAALARLRGLGVRVAVITGRDSAPRPVLEAAQPDAVATNNGGRVELGGELHREARFTAEELAAVLAHELEDARVVVFTAQGPYALIPPGQQPEPWMVERGVRPLADAPTDEAALKVGFYHPGVADFAARLRESHPHLVLTGAQPPYTEFLTVTPTGAHKGAALTLIAEGLGIELERTVVFGDSDNDVAMLELAGYAVQVGYLPLLTVHAHDQVSGPEALGAYLEELADRLEGAEASPA from the coding sequence GTGACGCGCCCGCCCGAACGCCCCCGGCCCCACCGCCTGCCCCTGCTGCTCGCCTTCGACCTTGACGGCACCCTGATTCCCGAGATGGGCCGCGAGGTGCCCGCGCCCACGGCGGCGGCGCTCGCGCGGCTGCGGGGGCTGGGGGTGCGGGTGGCGGTCATCACCGGACGCGACAGCGCCCCCCGCCCGGTGCTGGAGGCCGCGCAGCCCGACGCGGTGGCGACCAACAACGGCGGCCGGGTCGAACTCGGCGGCGAGTTGCACCGTGAGGCCCGCTTCACGGCGGAGGAACTCGCGGCCGTCCTCGCGCACGAACTGGAGGACGCCCGCGTGGTCGTCTTCACGGCGCAGGGGCCGTATGCCCTGATTCCGCCGGGCCAGCAGCCTGAGCCGTGGATGGTCGAGCGCGGCGTGCGCCCCCTCGCGGACGCCCCCACGGACGAGGCGGCCCTGAAGGTGGGCTTCTATCACCCCGGCGTGGCCGATTTCGCCGCCCGGTTGCGCGAGTCGCACCCGCACCTGGTGCTGACCGGGGCGCAGCCGCCCTACACCGAGTTCCTGACGGTGACCCCCACCGGGGCGCACAAGGGCGCGGCCTTGACCCTGATCGCGGAGGGGCTGGGGATCGAGCTGGAGCGCACGGTCGTTTTTGGGGACAGCGACAACGACGTGGCGATGCTGGAACTCGCCGGGTACGCGGTGCAGGTGGGTTACCTGCCACTGCTCACGGTCCACGCCCACGATCAGGTCAGCGGCCCGGAGGCGCTGGGGGCCTATCTGGAAGAGCTGGCGGACAG
- the rplS gene encoding 50S ribosomal protein L19, with the protein MQSQVKVNRGAILRSVEQGHIKTDHPEFQPGDTVRVETKVVEGNRTRNQAFEGVVIAINGTGSRKSFTVRKISFGEGVERVFPFSSPLVAKVTVLERGKVRRAKLYYLRELRGKAARIKSDRSRVMKDAARSQQAKAAALAAQAAPAETATETQSDFTPIETLGE; encoded by the coding sequence ATGCAGAGTCAGGTCAAAGTGAATCGCGGCGCGATCCTGCGCTCGGTCGAGCAGGGGCACATCAAGACGGACCACCCCGAGTTCCAGCCCGGTGACACCGTGCGCGTGGAGACGAAGGTCGTCGAAGGCAACCGCACCCGCAACCAGGCCTTTGAGGGCGTGGTCATCGCCATCAACGGCACGGGCAGCCGCAAGAGCTTCACGGTCCGCAAGATCAGCTTCGGCGAGGGCGTCGAGCGCGTCTTCCCGTTCAGCAGCCCGCTCGTCGCCAAGGTGACGGTGCTGGAGCGTGGCAAGGTCCGCCGCGCCAAGCTGTACTACCTGCGCGAACTGCGCGGCAAGGCTGCCCGCATCAAGAGCGACCGCAGCCGCGTGATGAAGGACGCCGCCCGCAGCCAGCAGGCCAAGGCCGCCGCGCTCGCCGCCCAGGCCGCGCCCGCCGAGACGGCCACCGAGACGCAGAGCGACTTCACCCCCATCGAGACGCTGGGCGAATAA